aaaaaaagtaaagaataCCAAAAAAGGGTATgtgacaaattaaaattttgtcgtTTAGTGTACTTAGAGAATGACCGAAATTCGACCATGATCGGTCACAAAAGTTCAGTTAAGTTTCGGCTCGGCTTCGGAGAAAGGGCGCACACTTTCGCACTTCGCTTtgctattttggttttttattattaaaaataatgatttttttaagtcaTTGTATGTTTGTTTATCAGGCCATTGGTGTTCAATGTTTGGTTCAGTTTCAGCTAAAGTTCGGGTCGGTTCGGCCTTAAAAATCGATGTTCGGCTAATGTtctctaaaaataataatgatgatAATGATAATATTCTTGTGTGCATCTTGAGGTTGTCTTACAAATGGCAAGCACTGAAACTGTGTATCATAAAGGAACGGAGTATGGCATTTATCTTActtctttttcatagcagaaatgtaACCGGAAGTTTGCAATTTCTTGCTGACGAGCGAACGCCACCATATAATTCAATTGTTCACCATGGTTGTATATAAGacaaagaggttgtaaacatgCACAGAGAGACATAGTTTCGGGAGTTGATAATATTTATAGCAGTTTatattgttttcatttcttcGGATGTGGAAGAAGTAGTTAACCAACTGTAAATAATTGTactttttacaaacattttttttacttatagtaTATTCTTGTATGAAAATTAACGAGTTATCTCCACCGATCTACCTATTCAGGGTGTTGCATTTAAGTTTTTGGGTATAAAAGATAGGACACAGGAATAACAAATTTAGAATctcttacaaaaaattatttggttttAGTTTTGGATATTTTAGATGACTTAGTTATataagtacttatatatattatatattgaattTAAGAGCCTTCCACTTCTCTCAGAAAACTATGTacgtatttgtgtatgtatgtactaacaTAACATCTCTACAGTGCAGTGGTGCATTTGAAAACGACATGATTATTTTACGTTTccaattttttgcataaattcgcGACCTATACATTTAGTTGGAATACGTTTCTgctcgaattttatttttatatcggCTTCCTTCTATATTTGTTTCGTTGGAAGTTAAGAGTTCGGTGCGTTTAGATGATTTATGCAATTCAAGTCTATTATGTATTAAGTTTTTTCCCTTTTCGTTTTCCTGGTAGTGACTAAGTTAAATAGTGGGTGTGAGTAGAGCTGGTTTGTACAGCATGCGCTGAGCTATGCATTTAACTAAGGTTGCTAAATATTGagtgaaaagaaatatattagttttgttatttaaactgaagtttaatatttcatttaagtgTAAATGTCAGCCTTAAgaatatgtggaaattttcacaGCGATTTCTTGTATAACATGAATCATTGTTTGTGCATCATCTGTTCAGTGCATGGAtgtttgtgtgtgcgtataattaTGGCTTGGTTCTTAGCTTTCCATAtgcatttcaatatttaataactttattttatttataagattCATTTAACACATAGTCTTATATTATTAATTGTGGCATTAGAATTTACTATCTTTATTCGCAAAACTCGTATGTAAATTTtacataagtatttatgaaaacttCATTTTACTTGATCAAGATAATTTTCACCTATTGTACTTGTGCATTTTGTTATTTCGTAATtaattatgtatacatataaattttttgttaaaattgctaagttcaattattttttccaacataTTTTCAGTAATGTCTTAATGAAATAATACTTATAGTTCTTATCTGTGAATACTGAAATTGCGAACAGTAATCATTTAAAGCAAATAGTTCCGAAATAGTTCCGAATTTAAAAAGTTGCCTGACTATTTCGAGataaattgcaataaaacaaTAACAGTGTCTAGGCATACAGTATTTATAAAACTCCATACATATATAGAGAGTTTTAGCACTGGGAAGTACTCTACCTTTCCTCCACATGCCCtaggcatgtgtatgtatatgtatgtgtttatatataatatattatatgtatatttatatttaaataaattccttCAGTGTAATCGGTGGTGTGTGGGTTTAGAAGCTGCGCCTACGATGCGTACGCGACCCAGCGCACCAACATTGGCCGAAACCGCATTCACTCCGGTGGCGCCGCTTCCACTTCCGCTGCTGCCACCTCCAGCTCCGTGCATTTGAATGTGCGTGCGCATCTGCAGCTGATATTGTTGCTGCTGTAAATgtaattgttgctgttgttgatggTGGTGCTGTTTGATGTCGTTGCAGTCGCAGAATTGTGGAGGCGGTGCTAGTACAATATTTTCTGTGCCTATGGGTACCGCAACACTCGCGTGGACACTGCTGCTTGGCGTAGCGGTGCTCGAGACCGCACTGTTGTTGCTGACGCTACCGCTGCTGGTCACGCAAAGTTCATTGTCGCTGTCCGCTTCGATGGGGGGTGGCAGTTGCATTAGCGACACGGCTACGCTGCGGGTGGCGCGCTGCATAGCAATGGCTGCTGCCTGTTTTCGAGTCAAAGAATTGTGGCGCTGGAAACCTTTGGCTGGTGGCGATGGACTTaaatcaccatcatcatcagaACGCTGTTCATGCTCCGATTCATAGACTGCAGACGTCATTTCGTGCTGCGAATTTTTGTgcagttgctgttgctgtttggTGACTATGGCCGCTGTGTTTGCACTTGTAACACCAGCGGCAGCTGTTTTCGCCTTCAGTATTTGCTGCAAATGTTGCTGATGCACCAATTGTTGTTGatgtagttgttgctgttgtaaaaAGATTTGTTGCTGAGTGGCGAGCagtttctgatttggatgcaaATGCTGTTGTGGTATATTTATGGGAAGAATTGTCGATCCTTGCAGCTGCTTGGGGTGATTCGAATGAGGCTGTTGTTGTGCCGTTGTATGGTGCAGGGGCGCATGTGGCATGCGACCAGTTGCGCTTGGATGAGCTTTGCTGCTACTCATTTGTTGACTTTGGGTAATTAAGGTTTTAACTTTTGTTGCAGacatttgttgctgctgctgttgtattACAGGTGCGTGCTGCTGCTGCACCATTTGCTTTACGGTCACTGTAGTAGCCGTTGCTTTGGCCTCAAACGCAGCGGCTGTACTGCCGACTGTGGATGTTGGAGTTTTCGTCGCGGCAGCAAATACTGCTGCCGAAGCATCCTGCTGAGCTTCACTTGGTGCTGTTGATATATATGGTGTAGCTGGTTGCGGATTCACTTCCGTCATATTGTATGGTGCTGATACAAAATTGGATGCTGTATTATTCGTTTTGCTGGGATGAGAAACAGAACCTGAAGGGGCGGCATAATAAGTATTGTCCTCCTCAACTAAATTCGACTGCGTTGTAGTTTTTTGCTCCATTTTGGTTGCCAGAGTTTCTTGATTAGAAGTTGGTTTATATTCGCTAACGATTGCAATACTTGgctttttcttaattgtatCTGTAGATTTTGAAGTGATTCCCGCGCCAGCGGCTGAAACACCGGCAGCTTCTTGATCACTACTTACACCTGAGGAGCTGTTGTCGCACTCCTCCTCATTAGCTGGATAAGCGttactacttttattttttttctgatctTCAGAGGCGCTATCAACAGATTTGCTTTGTCTCGTGGGTCCGGTGTCGGCCGCAGGACTTTGACGACTTTCGCTTTTAAGGAAACCATTAGGTGAAGACTTTGACTGTTTTAAATTGTTGCGTACACGTTGGATTTCATCAACGGATAGTGAGTGAGTGATAGATGCAGAACCTGAGCTGCTCCCACTAAAATAAGATAAGATCACATCATTTTAAACTAAAgccacataaataaaataaatatttttatttttatttaacacctATTATAAATGTGGAAGTTTTTACTTCTACATATGTGACATAAACCACTTTTTAGGCTGGTTTTCTGGGTTTACTCAAATCTGTGTATGTGCTTATGCATCCTAGTGCAAAGGCTTATAGATTTTTATTAGTCCTGTAAGACTCGTTTTTTAACTAGTTTCATACacatcctttgttgggtgtttgttAGAGCTACTCCTTCAATTTTTAGTGTGTAACAGGGTCTCTCAGTTATATACCGCCTCCGGATGGCAGATggtcttttatgaggagctctttcatggcggAATTACACTTTGGAAATTGCCTTTGCCTGTCAGGGGCCgacagctataaaaaaaaacttttctactACCATTTGATGTTTTATGCCCACGGTGGGTTTAGAATCCGGACccaaccgaatggtagtcacgcataaaCCATTTAGCTACGGCAGGTGGCCATACAATTTAAACAACTTTAGCActtattggcaagttttgacaatgtatttatttatttccaagttttaaactttgtgcaaagtatgcagttttatagcccattgaattttggtataaaaaatgcTAATTTGGACTtgctcaaaaattaaattgatttttaaaatttgttttgctttctcTATATAACATGGAGATATAACatgattaaaaatgtataagttttgatgaaatttgtgacattttgtttttttaatttgtccaaagtttttaatttcacaatCTTGGaactgcatatacatattttcacaaaagaaaaatattaaaattaaataagaaacaaataaagggCCTCAAtttgtcaataaattttcatgctACAATTATTTaggtatttaaatatatatcaggTATTAGAAGAGAAGAACTTCTTGTAAAATTATGGTGTAATCGTATAGGTATAAGCGTTTTTGGATAATTAGTTGGACGTAATCCTTTCGAGATTTTCTGACCTATGCAAATATTGGCGGGACTTTTCCATAATTAGGAGTTCTTAAAAACCATATATTTAGAGTTTTCAAAATACAGTTGCATTTTTTGTACAAAGGTGCCTTGAAATGTGCCTTAACATCAATACTGAAAATGCTCACCTTGCTTGACTATTTCCGCTCGTCTCGGGTACCTCGATGAGTCCAATCTTTTCGTTTAATTTAGTGTTCCGAGCGACCAAAATGGAGTTCTCATCCTCACCATCAGACTCACTGAAGCTGTAATCTGGCTCTGGTATCGGAGGTGCGGGTCCCGTTgctatattattattgtttgaatttattttctcatCGTTTCCGTTTTGTTGGCCGGCATCATCTGGcgtttgttgtggttgttgttgttgctgctgctgctgctttgctTGGCTAATGCTTGGTTGAGCATATTGACTATTGGACATCTGCTTTTGAGCTTGCGTAGAATGAGTTGTTGGTGGCGTATTTGAGTCGAGTTTCTCCggcagttgctgttgttgctgatttTGTTGGCTATTTTGGCTTTGGCGGTTCTATAAAAggcataatattaataattaagcTTTTGAAATTACTTACTTTGTATCTTAACTAACCTCTTGTGCTTGTCGTAGTTTCCATGCCATCACATTGCGCAGCTCTTGTGGAGATGCATAAATTTTGGCATTAGCAGAGGGGTTGAAACTCGATTGAACTCCATCGATTGCAGCTGCGGTGACGGCATCATTTTCAGCtcgcttttttagtttttgctgtAGCGATAGCGTTGATTCATACTCCGATGTACTGCGAGTTTCCACTTTAACTACTTGACCGATGGGAGGCGGTGGTGGGGGGTGTGTCGGTGGCGGCATATTTAGACGTTGCATGGAAGCATGCAGAGTAGCGACATCATCTTGCGAGTGGTGCCCTTTGCTTGCTTCAGCCCAAATCGGTGACGTCGAGCCACTGAAATGTGCGTTCAAGTCTGGAGTTGAGTGAAAACGCTTCAGGTCACGAGCCCCTGTGCCGTCCACGATTGGTATGGAACACGGCTTGCCGCGTAATGtaccgtttttaatttttgttttgcgctTCATTTCTGCAACACTTCCGTAGACTAGCGGGGCCTTCATAGGGGAATTAGTTCCGGCAGGCGGCGTGGCTGCACCACTATCTGTTCCAGACTGGAAGCGAGAGGTGGTCATCATAGTTGAGTACCGATTCGAACCATCAATTGTTTCGCCTTGTTGGCGTTGAAAGAGCTCCTCCAGTTCGGCGGCGGTTATGCGGCTAGATGTTGGCCTAGCTTTGATGCTAGCTGTGCGTAATTGTACCGGAGTTCCGGGATGAGTAGGTGTGGGTGTTACTATAGACTCCACGGATGAAGATTTAGTATGCGGAACATCGTCATCATCTTTTTCTCCACCATTCTCCAGACCAGCAACCATGGACTTTGCCCGCGCTCGTCCAACACTTAACGTTGTTTTTGGATCTCGGCGTGGTGGCATTGGTGCAGGCATTCGGCCGCTACCACCACCCACACTACCAGCTACAGCGTTCCCAGGTCCCACAGACATCTTACGTGGTAAAGTTGCGCATTGGCGATGTGATGCCTGTGGCGTACTTGGTCCGCTGGACAACTGATGATTGCTGGGCAAAAATTGGGCTGAAACTTGCATTTGATTAGGGTAATGAGGCGAAATAACAGTCATTGATACAAGTGCCCCTGCAGAACGTATCATTTCGACAACCTTTTCATGTGAAGCTGCTCGAACATCTTCGCTCCCGATGGAAAGAAGAAAGTCCCCTGGACGTAAACCTGCCATATCAGCAACACCACCAGGATCTACGTCGTCTAAGTATTGTAATGCCGGAAAGCGGTCTGTTGGCTTTAATTGCATGAGCGGTGATGAAGCTTTTGCACCACGCAGTATGAAACCAAAACCCCGCTTAGCGCGATGCAGTACAACCGTGCGTGGTTCATTAAAACCTCTGGAAATAGAAAGgtgaattatcaaaaaatatgttgaattaTATCTAAGCCCTCAATCAGTTTACATATTTGTACTTACGTTTTCTTCATGCGTGGGGCCGTGGCGCTGTTGTATTGACTAAATGATTGTGAGTTATTGTGGGTTCCACCACCTCCGCCTCCGACACCACTAATATTACCCATTACCATACCTGCACTTTTAATACTTGCTGTATCAGCGTTCCTACCGTTCATCGCGGAGCCAGAGCCATTGCTATTTAGCGACATTGAAGGTGAATGATGGGCATGAGCAGGCGCGATGCTGGAGCGTGGCAGTGTGCCAACTCCGTTATTTGAAGTACTCGCAGTTGTATTGTTACCAGTGATACTAAGATGAGGTGATACCTCTTGATTCAATGCGCTATTTATAGAGCCACCTATTGACGCGTGCTGTGAATAAGGTGACTGACAGCTGGTATTGTTACTGCCGCTGATAACAGGCATAACAGCCATGGATACATTTGTAATGTTTTTCTGCCGTAAGCTCACCTCCTGTACACAGTCGGCTGGAAAGAAGCCAGATTGATTCGATCCTCGTATATATCCTTCTAGAAGACCACAATCCGTGGATCCCACCACTTCAATCACATCGCCTGGCTGCAGTGTAATGTGGCCCACGGTACTATCAGAATACGGTTCCATGCATACTACCGTGGTGCTGGGATGGCCGATCGAGCACGCAGCAGAATCCGAATTAGTGCCGACACCGGATGAGTCACTAATTATGTCGCTGGTGTCACCAAGGGATTTGTCTGTTATGTGAAAAACatggttaataaataaaataagctttCAATCATGTAACTGCTTTATCTACACAAGTGCCAATGTATCATACtatgtaagtatgcacatatgtaaaaATTACCATGTGTCGAATGATAAATGTTTCGGAAATATCTGGCGTTTATAAACATACTTTTTGTATGTAGCTATAAAAACCTGGTTTTTAATAGTGCATTTAAATATCACCATCGtggttatttttatataagtgCAAATTTATAGACAATTTAAGAGATGCAATCGCATAATTTTAAACCATACAGGAAGCCTAGTGAATAATGAAATCTTATGgagatgtgtatgtatgaggaaaaattttgtacatatttcaaagttttttgagaattattttaGAGTCGATATTAGTTATACTATATGTGTTTTTGAATAGTAATAATGTTTGAACTATTCAGAATACAAAACCTGTTACATATACAGACGTACACATACATtgattataaattaattcaaataatttatttataaaaatcaatagCATTCAAGAAAATTTTCGGAAAACATTTCAAATAATCTAAATAAGAATAGTTTGGAACAACTTAAATAAtagaactaataaaaaatgtacgatactcgtacttatatgttatgtgaaaattattgtttaaacGAATGGAATCATTGGTTCATTTATAATAATGATATTTTGATagtgtgaaaaattttattggcaaTGTTGGATTTATATACACATCTGTACTTTCGTAGTCTTAgttgtaaaaacaaagaaacaaaagtcGGCCATTGTGGCACAATTTAGCAATTTGGCAAATCCCTTGCTTGTGAAATGGTGCCCTCGCGATGGATTTACTGCTTGGTTCACAGAGCTATTCTCGACAGCCTTAAATACTGCCTAATCCACAAATTGTATCAATATTAAGACTGTGTCGCACACAGGCTTCGGTTTACCTCGAATATGTAGAGCACCTCTTTATTTCGTATCACAAATGGAGGACCCTgaaggtttttgaaaaaattttattgcctGCCGAaaacgaccgctattagaaaaaacgttctaTCActttcggctatggcggccacaGGGATTATGTTATGTGTATGAAAATAGTTATTAGTTAGTAAAAAAGTATAAGATGAGTGAGTTAAGTACATatcacaaatataaatatatttaacaggATTAAGATGCTGatttgtaatttatgaaatgtCGAAGAATCGTGTGTAATACCTGTTACAATGCTGATGTCATCCTCGTGTGAACGATGTCCTGACGATCCTTCCGAAAGGCTTGAACTAGCCGAGCTGTATGGGATATGCTCGGATGGACATGGTGATGGTGGCCCGTGATGGCCACATGTGCCGTTGCGTGACAAGGTGCCTATTAGGCTGCCCGCGCAACTACTTGCACAACTGCCACTTGGCCAACCCACGGCTGAACGACGTTTTGGATTATAACGTGGTGGTCCACGAAAGGGAACTAAAGAATGCGGTTGGAATTATTGACTACTTATTATGATTTATTCTTGTATGAGTATGTAGCTACATTTTAGGACTTTTATCTTATTTCTTTTCACACTgtattttgctttgaaaaaatatttgcacgaGTGCAAAAGATTTTGCTAGAAATCGTATTGACTAGTAAATtcctatttttaaaatataagattaaatttaaacaaaaaataaactaaagcccataaaataaaatttagtaaaatatgaTTTCCGTATTTACATCTACCCAAGGGGAATTAAATTTGAACACAGACGGTCGATTGCAAAAAGCTCGAATTACTTTAAAAAGGATGAGTACAGTTAAATAGCTCAATGTCGGTTTTATACTGGCTAAAAATACACTTTTCGTTAAAGAAATCTTTCAATTAGTTTTATAGCACTGAGTCACACATTTTTATGGGGCTTGCGATTTTGATGAGTttactattatatattttttgtttgtttttacttacTGTTTCCGCAATTCCGGATTCAATATAATATGAATTAATATATCTGACTTAAAAAGCTTAcaaaagtacatatgtatgtatataatacttTATAATACTGAAACTCTATTATGCTTTCTATGACATCATGTTTAGTTTGCTTAGTTTGAATGCATAAAATACTACATTAGTTTGTTCATATGCATATTCATCTTTCGGAAATACAGAAGATATACGATTTTTATATACCTGTATTTATGGGTGTATGATTGtggaaaaatttttgtgaatatgATTCTGTGAATATGTTTAGTTCGTAACGATATAAACAAAGAACACATACACTGTGGGGCAAACGAATAAAAAAGCATGCAATGAGTAAGCCTGAACAATTGATTTTAATAAAGCAATCGTAAAAGTATCTGCAATTTATTACTTGCGTACGCATATGCCTGTATCTATTTAACAGTTTGACAAGTGAGCGATAAAGATTGTGAGATTGTCAAGCAATAGAAATGTTCACGAAcaattacatataatatatctacatatgtatccACTTATTTAACGGTGATTGGGCGTGAAATGgaatattcaaaatcaaaattttagcaATGGAATAAATCAGATATGGTATGAAGTGTAGAAAACccaataataatttgaatacAAATATAAGTAGTGTGCGTTCGAACTTCTTTATCAGAGTACTAAGAAACATATCGCTCATTATAAtgttaatttataattataatgcTGTGTAAGAAAAGCTGCATAATAAATTTCGAACCCATTTTTATCGGATATATAACTTGTTGAGTCATGACGTTCTTCCAGCAAACGAGCGATATGTCTTATCATATACGGATAATAgcaacaagtatgtatgtatgaatgtatgtaatactTCTTGAGATTTGTTTCAAGAAGAAAGAGAAACAATAGCGGCCGTTACTTTAAAAGACTTGTGTATGGATGATGTTCGCGAAAAGACGTTTGGAAATcatgtaataaatatttcaaaacaaatttcagtgtgaaagaagttgaaaaacaaaatggttaAATTTTATGACGGATAAAATAATTAGATGATGATGGATAAATTACAACTTTAACTCTATTATTGCAGGAATGTACAAGCACTATGTAGTAGTTTACTGTATTGGTGCATAATATTATAATCTACTTTTGAACTGATTACACGCTTCAAAATATACGAAGGAGTATGACTGAATGTATTCGTACGCATGTGAACTAATTTGTCTCTAAACATGCTTTTACTTTGATCCTTTGATTGAAATTAGTAAATCGCAGTATATAAGTCTTTACGTACGTATTTAGATAGGTATGTTTGACTGAGAGTACAATTTTTGTCAGTCAAAGCCCCACACTTTGATTGTAGAATAGTGCCATGTACTTCcgtgtacctacatacatatcgcaccctaaatacaaaagggtcacaactcaaaatgtcccttctgctcaaatatgaacgagacgttatcaataaaacggtccgcggatgacgatgacatatggcaaaaataaatttttgtttttttggttggactgttataagcttacatggcaaatttcagcgtgatatgtcacatagttttttttctgtgctactgtaaacaagtcaagctcgagtgtggaaaattttgagttgtgacccttttgtatttagggtgcgatatgtgtgCATACCTAAtggtaaattttacttttccactTTCTACTCACCAACATCATCAGGCCTATAAGTCTGTATTATTTCAGCAAGTTCCATATTTCCGGCTATTACGGCCACCTTATTAAGAGAAGAATTGTgtgattgttgtttttataaatgtatatatacacatgtacatatacactatATATATTTACGCAAATATATCTGCTATCATTCACAAAGCTTCCATGTGATATATtattacaaagttttaaaaactccaaaaatttacaatactttttgttttcaaaaatgatatTATGTGTCTTTGTGAATGACGACAACAAatgttttaccaaaaattaaatatatttatatacatatacatgtacatgcTATAACCGCATGTACAGTGATAGCTACTACTAATGGCTATTCTCAAAGACTCTATATACTCGTAAgtagaaataaaagtaaaaaaagcatttaatgCATATTTGTACTAGATAATATTAAGCTCTTCCACAGTATAAGTAGACAATAGCTAACTAAAACATTCGaatcaaaaatttcttatacatgtacatattgaCTGTTCCTTTTAAATTTAGATTAGTTAAGAAACTtgtgcaaacgaaatttttttataaaaaaataagatataGCGCCATCTCttgggaaatttttaaattgtatactAGTTCAgcaatggaggatggttccatgtgtagaagtccacgcaagtggggaaagttactgatcgccattcacttgggaatggccaggacgattcttctgcatatggttcaaacAGCTCCGTTCGGGAGTTAGCTatcgtgagaaggcgaaacattccaggatagctgttgtgcgttgggtttgagacccgccacttaaaaatcccccccaatgaaaagtttaaaaaagcctcggatgagacctccctatactgatgacgaccactgcaaacgaactaaggactatgatttgagggcatgcacctggaatgtccggtcccttaatggggaaggtgcctctgcccggctggttgatgttctcgtgagagtaaaggctgacatcactgccatccaagagatccgatggacggggcaaggaaagaaaaccataggaccttgcgacgtctactacagctgccatgtaaaggagtgcaaattcggtgtcggatttgttgtgggagagagacttcgtcgccaagtactgtcgttcaatcctgtggacgagcgtctcgcaacaatccgcatcaaagcccgtttcttcaacatatcgctaatttgcgcccacgccccgacggaggagaaggacgatgcgaccaaatattccttctatgagcgcctggaacgttcctatgagcgctgcccccgccacgacataaaaatcgtgcttggcgacttcaacgccaaggtgggcaaggagggaatttttggtcccacagtcggaagaTTCAGCCTGCATAACGAAACATCcgataacggacagaggctgatcgacttcgccggggcccgaaacatggtagtctgcagcaccagattccagcataagaagattcaccaagccacctggctgtctcctgatcgaaaaacacgaaaccagatcga
The sequence above is drawn from the Anastrepha obliqua isolate idAnaObli1 chromosome 4, idAnaObli1_1.0, whole genome shotgun sequence genome and encodes:
- the LOC129246389 gene encoding SH3 and multiple ankyrin repeat domains protein 1 isoform X7, coding for MDSSSGSVFDDEPPPEPRDGWLLVRVHVPELNVYKCLQFPSDRLVWDVKQQVLSSLPKVAFWFKELKESFNYGLFCPPLNGKAGKFLDEERRLGDYPFNGPVGYLELKYKRRVYKMLNLDERQLKALHTRANLRRFLECINAGHVEKIAKMCAKGLDPNFHCPESGETPLTVATGAKKPNKLLIALVNGGALLDYRTKDGTTALHRAVEKDSLEAVTTLLELGASPNYKDARGITPLYISITRKCDSKVTESLLHDHATLGIQDTQGWNEVHQVAVIAGNMELAEIIQTYRPDDVDKSLGDTSDIISDSSGVGTNSDSAACSIGHPSTTVVCMEPYSDSTVGHITLQPGDVIEVVGSTDCGLLEGYIRGSNQSGFFPADCVQEVSLRQKNITNVSMAVMPVISGSNNTSCQSPYSQHASIGGSINSALNQEVSPHLSITGNNTTASTSNNGVGTLPRSSIAPAHAHHSPSMSLNSNGSGSAMNGRNADTASIKSAGMVMGNISGVGGGGGGTHNNSQSFSQYNSATAPRMKKTGFNEPRTVVLHRAKRGFGFILRGAKASSPLMQLKPTDRFPALQYLDDVDPGGVADMAGLRPGDFLLSIGSEDVRAASHEKVVEMIRSAGALVSMTVISPHYPNQMQVSAQFLPSNHQLSSGPSTPQASHRQCATLPRKMSVGPGNAVAGSVGGGSGRMPAPMPPRRDPKTTLSVGRARAKSMVAGLENGGEKDDDDVPHTKSSSVESIVTPTPTHPGTPVQLRTASIKARPTSSRITAAELEELFQRQQGETIDGSNRYSTMMTTSRFQSGTDSGAATPPAGTNSPMKAPLVYGSVAEMKRKTKIKNGTLRGKPCSIPIVDGTGARDLKRFHSTPDLNAHFSGSTSPIWAEASKGHHSQDDVATLHASMQRLNMPPPTHPPPPPPIGQVVKVETRSTSEYESTLSLQQKLKKRAENDAVTAAAIDGVQSSFNPSANAKIYASPQELRNVMAWKLRQAQENRQSQNSQQNQQQQQLPEKLDSNTPPTTHSTQAQKQMSNSQYAQPSISQAKQQQQQQQQPQQTPDDAGQQNGNDEKINSNNNNIATGPAPPIPEPDYSFSESDGEDENSILVARNTKLNEKIGLIEVPETSGNSQASGSSSGSASITHSLSVDEIQRVRNNLKQSKSSPNGFLKSESRQSPAADTGPTRQSKSVDSASEDQKKNKSSNAYPANEEECDNSSSGVSSDQEAAGVSAAGAGITSKSTDTIKKKPSIAIVSEYKPTSNQETLATKMEQKTTTQSNLVEEDNTYYAAPSGSVSHPSKTNNTASNFVSAPYNMTEVNPQPATPYISTAPSEAQQDASAAVFAAATKTPTSTVGSTAAAFEAKATATTVTVKQMVQQQHAPVIQQQQQQMSATKVKTLITQSQQMSSSKAHPSATGRMPHAPLHHTTAQQQPHSNHPKQLQGSTILPINIPQQHLHPNQKLLATQQQIFLQQQQLHQQQLVHQQHLQQILKAKTAAAGVTSANTAAIVTKQQQQLHKNSQHEMTSAVYESEHEQRSDDDGDLSPSPPAKGFQRHNSLTRKQAAAIAMQRATRSVAVSLMQLPPPIEADSDNELCVTSSGSVSNNSAVSSTATPSSSVHASVAVPIGTENIVLAPPPQFCDCNDIKQHHHQQQQQLHLQQQQYQLQMRTHIQMHGAGGGSSGSGSGATGVNAVSANVGALGRVRIVGAASKPTHHRLH